In Peptostreptococcus equinus, the DNA window TTTATTGTATAATATAATAAGTTATATAGTTAATGGAGGAAATATGAAATATACAGCAGTAATAATAATGTTAATTACAGTAGTTGCTAGGATATTTGGATTTATTAGAGAGATTTTAATGTCAAATTTCTATGGAACATCACCTGTTACAGATGTAGTAGTAATTGCTCTGTCAGTACCAACTGTTATCTTAGCATTTATATCAAATAGTTTAAATACAAGTTTTATACCTAGCTATAGCTCTATTAGAAAAAATAGTGGAAGAACTATAGCAGATGGATTTACTTCGAATATAGCAAATGTAATAGCAATAATAAGTATAATAATATCTATATTAGGTATTATATTTGCAGAGCAAGTAGTTTTTGCATTGGCTTCTGGTTTTAAAGGTCAAACATTCGATTTGGCAGTGGACTTTGTTAGGATTGTGCTTGTGAGTGCAACAATAAATGTTGTAGCATCAATATATACGGGTTATTTGAATATACATAAATCCTATATAATACCTGCCACTAGATCAGTAATAGAAAATATAATTCTGATTATATTTACGTTTGTAAGTGTTTATACTAATGTATATATGTTGGCGGTGGGTATTTTGATTGCCACAGTAGTAGAAAATTTAATATTGATACCAGCATTAATAAAGGTAGGTTACAAGCACAGTTTTAAAATAGACTTACAAGATAAGAATATTAGATATATATTAATGCTTGCAGTTCCTTTGATGATAGGTATAGCAGTTGACCAAATAAACGTATTTGTTGATAAGACATTGGCATCACAAATAGCAGTAGGGGGTGTCGCAACTCTTAACTACGCTGATAGGATAAATGCTTTAGTATATATAGTTATTACATCAATAATTACGGTTTCTTATCCTGTTCTAAGCAAATTTGCTATCAATAAAGATATGGCAAATTTAAAAAAGAGTGTATTCAAATATGCACAGATAAATTTACTTTTTTGTATACCTATAGTTGTAGCCTTTATAATTTTTGGCAAATCCATAGTAGAAGTTATATATCAAAGAGGAGCATTTTCACATGATGATACTATTAAAGTTAGTGAATGCTTAGCATTTTTCTCATTTACAATGATTGGTGCATCTTTAAGAGAAATAGTAGCTAGGACTTTTTACTGCTTAGGAGATTCAAGAACACCAGTTAAAAATGGTATGTTAATGGTATTTATGAATGCGACATTTAGTATTTTCTTGGCTAGATTCATTGGACTAAAAGGAATTGCACTTGGAACATCTCTTGCTTCACTGATTGGTACATTAACACTTACAATATTATTAAGAAAGAAAATAGGAAAGTTAAACACTAAAGCATTTTTGAAAAATATTATAAAAATTTTATTTATTTCATTATCTGTCATAGGTATAGCTAAATTGGGATTCAATGAAATAAAATACATATTAGAAACTGATAAAGCATTATTTTTAACAGCACTAATCGCAAGTGTAGTGTATTTTGCTCTAATAATAGTTGCTAATATATCAGATTCAAAGAATATTTTTAAAAATTTTATATATAGGATAAAAAATAAAATTTAAGTATAAAAATATTTGGGAGGTATTGATGGAAGATAAAATTTTAAAGAACAAAGAGTATAATAAAGAAAAAATTAAAAATAATATAAAAAATATGAATCAAATAAATATAAAAGAAATAGATAAACAAGTAATAAAAATAAATTATCAAAAAGAATTAGAAAAAATAATTAAATATAATGAAGCTAATAATATTGTTCCAACTTTATTGCTTCATAGCTGTTGTGGACCTTGTAGTTCGTATGTACTAGAGTATTTATCACAGTATTTTAAGATAAAAGTATTTTACTACAACCCTAATATTTATCCATCTGATGAGTATTGGTATAGGGTGGATGAACAACAGAAGATAATAGATTTGACTGATTCAAAATATCCTATAGATATGGTGTGTGGTAAATATGATACTGATAGATTTTATAAAATGGCCGAAGGTATGGAAGATATTCCTGAGGGAGGAGCAAGATGTCACAAGTGTTATGAGCTAAGGCTCAAAGAAGCTGCCATGATTTCGAAAAAAGAAGGATTTGATTACTTTACGACAACTCTAAGCATCAGCCCTCATAAAAACTCTCAAGTTCTTAATAAAATAGGTGAAAAAGTAGGTAAAGAAATAGGTGTAAGGCATTTACCATCAGATTTTAAAAAGAATAACGGATACAAGCGTTCATGTCAGATTACACAAGAATATAATTTATACAGGCAGGACTATTGTGGATGTGAATTCTCAAAAAGGGAATCTGAAATGAGACAAATAAAAAAAGAAAAAAAAGAATTAAGAGAATATATGAAAGATATAGGTAAGAATCTAGAATTATCATATATGGAAGAGGCAGATAAGATAATTTCACAAAAATTATTTGAAAGTGAGGCATATAAATCTTCTAAAGTAATATTTACATATATTGGTGAATATCCTGAAATAAATACAAAGCCAATAATAGAAAAAGCCTTGAATGATAAAAAAATTGTGTGTGTACCATATTGTGTAGACAAGGAAAAAATGCAAGCATATCAAATTAATTCCTTAGAGGAACTGCACCTTGGGAAATTCAACATTTTAGAACCTGATATAGATAAAGCAAAGCATATATCTATTGATAAAATTGATTTTATGATAATACCTTGCTCTACAGCAAATCTAATGGGTCATAGATTGGGATTTGGTGGAGGTTATTATGATAGATATATAAAAAATAGTCATGCCTATAAGGTATTACTTATTAGAAAAAAGCAAATAAGCGAAGATATACCTAGGGAAAAACATGATATAATTATAGAAAATGTAATAAGCGAGTAAATTAATTTATTATATAAAAAAGAAAAAGGAGGATTTTATGATAAATATTGAAGGATTGACGAAAGAGTATGGAACTAAAAAAGCTTTGGATAATTTAAATCTCACAATTAATGATGGAGAGATATTTGGATTAATTGGACATAATGGTGCAGGTAAATCTACAACTATAAAATCGCTAGTCAGTATAATAGAGCCAACATAT includes these proteins:
- the murJ gene encoding murein biosynthesis integral membrane protein MurJ, whose protein sequence is MKYTAVIIMLITVVARIFGFIREILMSNFYGTSPVTDVVVIALSVPTVILAFISNSLNTSFIPSYSSIRKNSGRTIADGFTSNIANVIAIISIIISILGIIFAEQVVFALASGFKGQTFDLAVDFVRIVLVSATINVVASIYTGYLNIHKSYIIPATRSVIENIILIIFTFVSVYTNVYMLAVGILIATVVENLILIPALIKVGYKHSFKIDLQDKNIRYILMLAVPLMIGIAVDQINVFVDKTLASQIAVGGVATLNYADRINALVYIVITSIITVSYPVLSKFAINKDMANLKKSVFKYAQINLLFCIPIVVAFIIFGKSIVEVIYQRGAFSHDDTIKVSECLAFFSFTMIGASLREIVARTFYCLGDSRTPVKNGMLMVFMNATFSIFLARFIGLKGIALGTSLASLIGTLTLTILLRKKIGKLNTKAFLKNIIKILFISLSVIGIAKLGFNEIKYILETDKALFLTALIASVVYFALIIVANISDSKNIFKNFIYRIKNKI
- a CDS encoding 5-formyltetrahydrofolate cyclo-ligase, whose translation is MEDKILKNKEYNKEKIKNNIKNMNQINIKEIDKQVIKINYQKELEKIIKYNEANNIVPTLLLHSCCGPCSSYVLEYLSQYFKIKVFYYNPNIYPSDEYWYRVDEQQKIIDLTDSKYPIDMVCGKYDTDRFYKMAEGMEDIPEGGARCHKCYELRLKEAAMISKKEGFDYFTTTLSISPHKNSQVLNKIGEKVGKEIGVRHLPSDFKKNNGYKRSCQITQEYNLYRQDYCGCEFSKRESEMRQIKKEKKELREYMKDIGKNLELSYMEEADKIISQKLFESEAYKSSKVIFTYIGEYPEINTKPIIEKALNDKKIVCVPYCVDKEKMQAYQINSLEELHLGKFNILEPDIDKAKHISIDKIDFMIIPCSTANLMGHRLGFGGGYYDRYIKNSHAYKVLLIRKKQISEDIPREKHDIIIENVISE